One Gemmatimonadota bacterium DNA window includes the following coding sequences:
- a CDS encoding kelch repeat-containing protein codes for MRTSIPVLPLALLTVLACADDSPAEPRLPASVAVTPSSVLLESFGEEAGLTAEVFDAAGRRLDAPIVWTSSAGEVAPVDSGGRVVAVLNGQASILATAGAASGTAEVTVAQRTASITWRSDPVVFDAVGESTGIIADAKDARGHSIPGWWGVYSSEDVGVVTVNGDGVVRSVDSGRTVLAIALDGVSAVLPAEVRAGEWAPRPAAGLARSDAAAATVALDGRLYVLGGLSGAGSGSPVAAVERFDPSTDSWSALAPLPLPTWGSAAVAHAGKLYLFGGFTSADPFPFGPTDRAFSYDPALDQWSEIAPLPSARGGAGAESSGGLVHVLGGSAAGVTDDHSVYDPAADAWSAGPLLPTARTAFASAALPGGLILVAGGRGSPADDIGLASVDLYDPATGAWSAAAPLPAPRFGLASAAAGGSIYVLGGTPTTDVFSRVLAYRPAQDAWAQMADLREPLTLLGAAPLADGIHVVGGASEASAGERTANHWIFVPPG; via the coding sequence ATGAGAACGAGCATTCCCGTGTTGCCCCTGGCGCTGCTCACCGTGCTCGCCTGCGCCGATGACTCTCCCGCCGAGCCGCGCCTGCCGGCTTCGGTCGCGGTGACGCCGTCCAGCGTCCTGCTCGAGTCGTTCGGCGAAGAGGCGGGGCTCACCGCGGAGGTCTTCGACGCGGCGGGACGGCGGCTCGACGCGCCGATCGTGTGGACGTCATCGGCCGGCGAGGTGGCGCCCGTGGACTCGGGCGGCAGGGTCGTCGCCGTGCTGAATGGACAGGCGAGCATCCTGGCCACCGCGGGCGCCGCGTCGGGGACGGCCGAGGTGACCGTCGCGCAGCGCACCGCGTCGATCACGTGGCGCTCCGACCCGGTCGTCTTCGACGCGGTGGGGGAGAGCACTGGGATCATCGCGGACGCCAAGGACGCCCGTGGCCACTCGATCCCGGGGTGGTGGGGGGTCTATTCCAGCGAGGACGTGGGCGTCGTCACGGTAAACGGGGACGGAGTCGTGCGCTCAGTCGATTCGGGGCGCACGGTCCTTGCCATAGCGCTCGACGGAGTCTCCGCCGTCCTTCCGGCCGAGGTTCGCGCGGGCGAGTGGGCGCCGCGGCCGGCCGCGGGCCTGGCTCGCAGCGACGCGGCCGCGGCCACCGTCGCGCTCGACGGCCGGCTGTACGTCCTCGGGGGACTGAGCGGCGCGGGCAGCGGCTCACCCGTGGCAGCCGTCGAGCGGTTCGATCCCTCGACCGACTCCTGGTCCGCGCTCGCTCCCCTGCCGCTGCCGACGTGGGGAAGTGCGGCCGTGGCGCATGCGGGCAAGCTGTACCTGTTCGGGGGGTTCACGAGCGCCGACCCGTTCCCCTTCGGGCCGACCGATAGGGCCTTCTCCTACGACCCCGCGCTCGACCAGTGGAGCGAGATCGCGCCCCTGCCGAGCGCGCGCGGCGGAGCCGGGGCGGAGTCGTCCGGGGGTTTGGTGCACGTGCTGGGCGGAAGCGCCGCCGGAGTCACCGACGATCACTCCGTGTACGACCCGGCCGCGGACGCGTGGTCGGCCGGCCCGTTGCTGCCCACGGCGCGGACCGCGTTCGCCTCCGCGGCGTTGCCCGGAGGCCTCATCCTGGTTGCCGGCGGCCGTGGGTCGCCCGCCGACGACATCGGACTCGCCAGCGTGGACCTGTACGATCCGGCCACCGGCGCGTGGTCGGCGGCGGCTCCGCTGCCCGCGCCCCGGTTCGGGCTCGCCTCCGCCGCCGCGGGCGGCTCGATCTACGTGCTCGGCGGAACCCCGACCACGGACGTCTTCTCGCGCGTGCTGGCGTATCGACCGGCGCAAGACGCGTGGGCCCAGATGGCCGACCTGCGAGAGCCCCTCACGCTGCTGGGAGCGGCCCCTCTGGCCGACGGCATCCACGTGGTGGGTGGGGCGAGCGAGGCGTCGGCCGGCGAGCGTACCGCGAACCACTGGATATTCGTCCCGCCCGGCTGA
- a CDS encoding SPFH domain-containing protein, which produces MKTIASLALVQDLPGIGGFPPIILLVGVATLVALSLLMLFVRRYKRCPANRVLVISGRVGTGKSARVISGGGAFVWPVIQEFDFLSLVPLQIDINLTDALSLENIRVRVPSQVTVAVGDTEDYQQNAASRLLNLRAEAVRELASNIIFGQMRQVIASMKIEDINRDRDGFRANIEHALEPELKKIGLKLINVNIKDLNDESGYIEAIGREAGARAVQKARGDVAEQERLGETRVAEANQEKDIAVANALREKEIGVKSAERDTAVRVAELDRETAVAQKRAEYVRDTEIASADQDRRVAVADANAEAIEGETVAQARVAQANAELQVREAEAFQAGETRRRVAEAAVAEAENLAQAKAALAEAERIEAERRASLEAPAKAEKAKRIVEAEAAGQSRRIEAEAEAAALFARLEAEARGEYEKLSKKADGLRAIVAACGGADEAYRLLVLEHLDHLADTAADAISNIKFDKVVMWGGANGEGAGVTSFVTDLMSAVPPALQTMMDIGGVRVSDGILQVIEDAEVVGAGAAGGRGRKSAKGASPRPAAAGAAPAGASGATAKAASGTSKPAAPVGASGSGPRDGKAKTAQAKGSAAKTD; this is translated from the coding sequence ACGATCGCTAGCCTGGCGCTGGTCCAGGACCTTCCCGGGATCGGAGGCTTCCCCCCGATCATTCTGCTGGTGGGCGTCGCCACGCTGGTGGCGCTCAGCTTGCTCATGCTATTCGTGCGCCGCTACAAGCGCTGCCCCGCCAACCGCGTCCTGGTCATCAGCGGCCGCGTGGGCACCGGCAAGTCCGCCCGCGTGATCAGCGGCGGCGGCGCGTTCGTGTGGCCGGTCATACAGGAGTTCGACTTCCTGAGCCTGGTCCCGCTGCAGATCGACATCAACCTGACCGACGCGCTGTCGCTGGAGAACATCCGCGTGCGCGTGCCGTCCCAGGTGACGGTGGCCGTTGGCGACACCGAGGACTACCAGCAGAACGCCGCGTCGCGCCTGCTGAACCTGCGCGCCGAGGCCGTCCGCGAGCTCGCCTCGAACATCATCTTCGGTCAGATGCGGCAGGTGATCGCGTCCATGAAGATCGAGGACATCAACCGCGACCGGGACGGCTTCCGCGCCAACATCGAGCACGCGCTGGAGCCGGAGCTCAAGAAGATCGGCCTCAAGCTGATCAACGTGAACATCAAGGACCTCAACGACGAGTCCGGCTACATCGAGGCGATAGGACGGGAGGCCGGCGCGCGCGCGGTGCAGAAGGCGCGCGGCGACGTGGCCGAGCAGGAGAGGCTGGGCGAGACGCGCGTCGCGGAGGCCAACCAGGAGAAGGACATCGCGGTCGCCAACGCGCTGCGCGAGAAGGAGATCGGCGTAAAGAGCGCCGAGCGCGACACGGCGGTGCGGGTGGCCGAGCTGGACCGCGAGACGGCGGTCGCCCAGAAGCGCGCCGAATACGTACGGGACACGGAGATCGCGTCCGCCGACCAGGACCGCCGCGTGGCGGTCGCCGACGCGAACGCCGAGGCCATCGAAGGAGAGACGGTGGCGCAGGCGCGCGTGGCGCAGGCCAACGCCGAGCTGCAGGTGCGCGAAGCGGAGGCGTTCCAGGCCGGTGAGACGCGCAGGCGCGTGGCCGAGGCGGCGGTCGCGGAGGCCGAGAACCTCGCGCAGGCCAAGGCCGCGCTGGCCGAGGCCGAGCGCATCGAGGCCGAGCGTCGAGCCAGCCTGGAGGCGCCGGCCAAGGCAGAGAAGGCCAAGCGCATCGTAGAGGCCGAGGCGGCGGGTCAGAGCCGCAGGATCGAAGCGGAGGCCGAGGCGGCGGCGCTGTTCGCGCGGCTGGAGGCCGAGGCGCGCGGCGAGTACGAGAAGCTGTCCAAGAAGGCCGACGGTCTGCGCGCGATCGTCGCGGCGTGCGGCGGCGCGGACGAGGCGTATCGCCTGCTGGTGCTGGAGCACCTGGACCATCTGGCCGATACCGCTGCCGATGCCATCTCGAACATCAAGTTCGACAAGGTGGTGATGTGGGGTGGGGCCAACGGCGAAGGCGCCGGCGTTACCAGCTTCGTCACCGACCTGATGTCGGCGGTGCCACCCGCGCTGCAAACGATGATGGACATCGGCGGCGTGCGCGTGAGCGACGGGATTCTTCAGGTGATCGAGGACGCCGAGGTGGTAGGGGCCGGTGCCGCCGGCGGCCGGGGGCGCAAAAGCGCGAAGGGTGCCTCGCCCCGCCCGGCGGCGGCGGGCGCGGCCCCGGCGGGCGCGAGCGGCGCGACCGCCAAAGCGGCCTCCGGCACGTCGAAGCCAGCCGCTCCGGTTGGCGCCTCGGGCTCGGGCCCGCGGGACGGCAAGGCGAAGACGGCCCAGGCCAAGGGCAGCGCCGCGAAGACCGACTAA